A single window of Intrasporangium calvum DSM 43043 DNA harbors:
- the gltB gene encoding glutamate synthase large subunit: MSPHTRPRALFSAQPEDSGLYRREFEHDACGVALIATMRGSAGHDIVDHALTALRNLDHRGATGADPLVGDGAGILTQVPDAFFRAVVPFTLPNSGAYAAGLAFLPTDPAARAAAKARIEELAVEEHLKVLGWREVPVDADLVGEAARACMPHFEQLFVSSAMGRQVALGLDRLAFGLRKRAEREVEVYFASLSARTVVYKGMLTTGQLEPFFPDLSDPRFATELALVHSRFSTNTFPSWPLAHPYRLIAHNGEINTVKGNRNWMRARESLLTSDIIPGDLERLFPICTPGASDSASFDEVLELLHLGGRSLPHAVLMMIPEAWENHELMDPARRAFYEFHSMFMEPWDGPANVCFTDGTLVGAVLDRNGLRPGRYSVTDDGLVVLASESGVLDLDPARVVQRGRLQPGKMFLVDTEHGRIVGDDEIKGQLAAGKPYGEWLHAGLLRLEDLPEREHIVHTSASVARRQQTFGYTSEDLRLLLTPMAKSGAEALGSMGTDTPIAVLSSRPRLLFDYFTQLFAQVTNPPLDAIREELVTSLGTTMGPEGNALSASPAHARQVVLTFPVIDNDELAKIVHINADGDLPGYATHVVRGLYDVTGGALAMRDRLEEIFAEVSQAITRGARFVVLSDRDSGRDLAPIPSLLLTAAVHHHLIREKTRTQVGLVIEAGDVREVHHVALLIGYGAAVVNPYLAMETVEDLVRSGQIEGVTPEQAVKNLIKALGKGVLKVMSKMGISTVASYRGAQVFEAIGLSQELVDRYFAGTVSQLGGVGLDVIAQETAGRHAKAYPADGVYQAHRVLEVGGEYQWRREGEPHLFDPETVFRLQHSTRQRRYDIFKQYTERIDDQTSRLMTLRGLMGFKPTGVTGRLPVPLDEVEPVSEIVKRFNTGAMSYGSISQEAHETLAVAMNRLGGRSNTGEGGEDIERLLDPERRSAVKQVASGRFGVTSLYLTHADDIQIKMAQGAKPGEGGQLPGHKVYPWVARTRHSTPGVGLISPPPHHDIYSIEDLAQLIHDLKNANPAARIHVKLVSEVGVGTVAAGVSKAHADVVLISGHDGGTGASPLTSLKHAGAPWELGLAEAQQTLVLNGLRDRIVVQVDGQLKTGRDVVIAALLGAEEFGFATAPLVVSGCIMMRVCHLDTCPVGIATQNPELRARFTGKPEFVETFFEYIAQEVREHLAALGFRTIEEAVGQVTSLDLDKAIAHWKASGLDLAPILAIADNPTGGTLYQSTPQDHGLDKALDNELITRALPAIEGGEQVRSEISVRNVNRTVGTMLGHQVTRAHPNGLPDNTIELTMTGSGGQSFGAFLPAGVTIRLFGDANDYVGKGLSGGRVVVRPHRESSLVAEENVIAGNVIAYGATTGELFLRGTVGERFCVRNSGARAVVEGVGDHGCEYMTGGTVLILGATGRNLAAGMSGGVAYVLDLRPELVNHEMVDLSPLRPDDESVVRGLLGDHVTWTESPVAQALLDDWSAARERFTLVLPRDYQRVLDVRAEAQAEGLDLDGTDVWDRIMEASRG; encoded by the coding sequence ATGTCGCCGCACACCCGACCGCGCGCACTGTTCAGTGCCCAGCCGGAGGACTCCGGGTTGTACCGCCGCGAGTTCGAGCACGACGCCTGCGGGGTCGCGCTCATCGCGACGATGAGGGGATCGGCCGGCCACGACATCGTCGACCACGCGCTGACGGCGCTGCGCAACCTCGACCACCGTGGCGCCACCGGAGCCGACCCCCTCGTCGGTGACGGTGCCGGCATCCTCACCCAGGTTCCGGACGCGTTCTTCCGCGCGGTCGTGCCCTTCACCCTCCCCAACTCGGGGGCGTATGCCGCTGGGCTCGCCTTCCTGCCCACCGACCCCGCCGCTCGGGCGGCGGCCAAGGCGCGGATCGAGGAGCTCGCCGTCGAGGAGCACCTCAAGGTCCTCGGCTGGCGTGAGGTGCCCGTCGACGCTGATCTCGTCGGCGAGGCGGCGCGCGCGTGCATGCCGCACTTCGAGCAGCTCTTCGTCAGCTCCGCCATGGGACGTCAGGTGGCACTCGGGCTCGACCGTCTCGCGTTCGGGCTGCGCAAGCGCGCCGAGCGCGAGGTGGAGGTCTACTTCGCCTCGCTCTCCGCACGCACCGTGGTCTACAAGGGAATGCTGACCACCGGGCAGCTCGAGCCGTTCTTCCCGGATCTGTCTGACCCCCGCTTCGCGACCGAGCTCGCGCTCGTCCACTCCCGGTTCTCGACCAACACCTTCCCGTCGTGGCCACTGGCGCACCCGTACCGCCTCATCGCCCACAACGGTGAGATCAACACGGTCAAGGGCAACCGGAACTGGATGCGGGCCCGAGAGAGCCTCCTCACGTCCGACATCATCCCCGGTGACCTCGAGCGGCTCTTCCCGATCTGCACGCCGGGGGCGTCGGACTCGGCCAGCTTCGACGAGGTGCTCGAGCTGCTCCACCTCGGCGGTCGGTCGCTGCCGCACGCGGTCCTGATGATGATCCCGGAGGCGTGGGAGAACCATGAGCTGATGGATCCGGCTCGTCGTGCCTTCTACGAGTTCCACTCGATGTTCATGGAGCCCTGGGACGGCCCGGCCAACGTCTGTTTCACCGACGGCACCCTCGTGGGCGCCGTGCTCGACCGCAACGGTCTTCGTCCGGGGCGGTACAGCGTCACCGACGACGGGCTCGTCGTCCTCGCCTCCGAGTCGGGTGTGCTCGACCTCGATCCTGCCCGCGTGGTGCAGCGCGGCCGGCTCCAGCCCGGCAAGATGTTCCTCGTCGACACCGAGCACGGCCGCATCGTCGGTGACGACGAGATCAAGGGGCAGCTCGCGGCGGGGAAGCCGTACGGCGAGTGGCTGCACGCCGGCCTCCTCCGGCTCGAGGACCTGCCGGAACGCGAGCACATCGTCCACACCTCAGCCTCGGTGGCCCGTCGGCAGCAGACCTTCGGCTACACGAGCGAGGACCTGCGCCTGCTGCTGACGCCGATGGCCAAGTCTGGTGCGGAGGCGCTGGGGTCGATGGGCACCGACACCCCGATCGCCGTTCTGTCGTCGCGCCCCCGCCTGCTCTTCGACTACTTCACCCAGCTCTTCGCCCAGGTGACGAACCCGCCGCTCGACGCGATCCGGGAGGAGCTGGTCACCTCGCTCGGCACGACGATGGGGCCGGAGGGCAACGCCCTGTCGGCCTCCCCGGCCCATGCGCGCCAGGTCGTCCTCACCTTCCCGGTCATCGACAACGACGAGCTCGCGAAGATCGTCCACATCAACGCGGACGGCGACCTGCCCGGCTATGCCACCCACGTCGTCAGGGGCCTCTACGACGTCACCGGGGGAGCGCTGGCGATGCGCGACCGCCTCGAGGAGATCTTCGCGGAGGTGTCGCAGGCCATCACCCGCGGTGCCCGCTTCGTCGTGCTCTCCGACCGCGACTCGGGTCGCGACCTCGCACCGATCCCGTCCCTGCTGCTCACCGCCGCCGTCCACCATCACCTGATCCGCGAGAAGACCCGGACCCAGGTGGGCCTGGTCATCGAGGCCGGGGACGTGCGCGAGGTGCACCACGTTGCCCTGCTCATCGGCTACGGTGCCGCGGTGGTCAACCCGTACCTGGCCATGGAGACCGTCGAGGACCTGGTGCGGTCCGGCCAGATCGAGGGCGTGACCCCCGAGCAGGCGGTGAAGAACCTCATCAAGGCGCTCGGGAAGGGCGTCCTCAAGGTCATGTCCAAGATGGGCATCTCCACCGTCGCCTCCTACCGGGGGGCGCAGGTGTTCGAGGCCATCGGCCTGTCCCAGGAACTCGTTGACCGGTACTTCGCCGGCACCGTGTCGCAGCTCGGCGGGGTCGGGCTGGACGTCATCGCCCAGGAGACCGCCGGGCGACACGCCAAGGCCTACCCGGCCGACGGCGTGTACCAGGCGCACCGGGTGCTCGAGGTCGGCGGTGAGTACCAGTGGCGTCGCGAGGGCGAGCCGCACCTGTTCGACCCCGAGACGGTGTTCCGCCTGCAGCACTCGACCAGACAGCGCCGCTACGACATCTTCAAGCAGTACACCGAGCGGATCGACGACCAGACCTCGCGCCTGATGACCCTGCGGGGGCTGATGGGGTTCAAGCCGACCGGGGTGACCGGCCGCCTCCCGGTGCCCCTCGACGAGGTCGAGCCGGTCAGCGAGATCGTCAAGCGGTTCAACACTGGCGCGATGAGCTACGGCTCGATCTCCCAGGAGGCGCACGAGACGCTGGCCGTCGCGATGAACCGCCTGGGCGGGCGGTCCAACACCGGCGAGGGAGGCGAGGACATCGAGCGGTTGCTCGACCCGGAGCGTCGTTCCGCAGTGAAGCAGGTCGCCTCCGGTCGCTTCGGTGTGACGAGCCTCTACCTGACCCACGCCGACGACATCCAGATCAAGATGGCCCAGGGCGCGAAGCCGGGTGAGGGAGGGCAGCTGCCCGGTCACAAGGTGTACCCGTGGGTGGCCCGGACGCGACACTCGACGCCGGGTGTCGGTCTGATCTCGCCGCCCCCGCACCACGACATCTACTCGATCGAGGACCTCGCCCAGCTCATCCACGACCTCAAGAACGCCAACCCTGCTGCCCGGATCCACGTCAAGCTCGTGTCCGAGGTCGGGGTCGGTACGGTTGCGGCCGGGGTGTCCAAGGCGCATGCCGACGTCGTGCTTATCTCGGGGCACGACGGCGGGACCGGCGCCTCGCCGCTCACCTCGCTCAAGCACGCGGGGGCTCCCTGGGAGCTCGGGCTCGCAGAGGCCCAGCAGACCCTCGTCCTCAATGGTCTGCGCGACCGCATCGTCGTCCAGGTGGACGGGCAGCTGAAGACCGGCCGGGACGTCGTCATCGCGGCCCTGCTCGGAGCCGAGGAGTTCGGCTTTGCGACGGCGCCCCTCGTCGTGTCGGGCTGCATCATGATGCGCGTCTGCCACCTCGACACGTGCCCGGTGGGCATCGCGACCCAGAACCCGGAGCTGCGGGCCCGGTTCACGGGCAAGCCCGAGTTCGTCGAGACGTTCTTCGAGTACATCGCCCAAGAGGTGCGCGAGCACCTCGCCGCACTCGGCTTCCGGACGATCGAGGAAGCAGTCGGCCAGGTCACGAGTCTCGACCTGGACAAGGCCATCGCACACTGGAAGGCATCGGGGCTCGACCTGGCTCCGATCCTCGCCATCGCCGACAACCCCACCGGAGGAACGCTCTACCAGTCGACACCGCAGGACCACGGGCTCGACAAGGCGCTCGACAACGAGCTCATCACCCGGGCTCTGCCGGCGATCGAGGGTGGGGAGCAGGTACGGAGCGAGATCTCCGTGCGCAACGTCAACCGGACGGTCGGGACGATGCTCGGCCACCAGGTGACCAGAGCGCACCCCAACGGGCTTCCGGACAACACGATCGAGCTGACGATGACCGGCTCGGGCGGGCAGTCGTTCGGCGCGTTCCTCCCTGCGGGCGTGACGATCAGGCTCTTCGGCGACGCGAACGACTACGTCGGCAAGGGCCTGTCAGGCGGTCGGGTCGTTGTCCGCCCGCACCGGGAGTCGTCGCTCGTCGCGGAGGAGAACGTCATCGCCGGGAACGTCATCGCCTACGGTGCGACGACGGGCGAGCTGTTCCTGCGCGGCACCGTCGGTGAGCGCTTCTGCGTCCGAAACTCGGGCGCCAGGGCGGTCGTCGAGGGCGTCGGTGACCACGGGTGCGAGTACATGACCGGCGGAACCGTCCTCATCCTCGGGGCCACCGGCCGCAACCTCGCTGCCGGCATGTCCGGCGGGGTGGCCTACGTCCTCGACCTGCGCCCCGAGCTGGTCAACCACGAGATGGTCGACCTCTCACCCCTGCGGCCCGACGACGAGAGCGTCGTCCGCGGACTGCTTGGTGACCACGTGACCTGGACGGAGTCGCCTGTGGCGCAGGCGCTGCTCGACGACTGGTCCGCAGCCCGTGAGCGGTTCACCCTCGTTCTTCCGCGCGACTACCAACGTGTCCTCGACGTCCGAGCGGAGGCGCAGGCCGAGGGCCTCGACCTCGACGGCACGGACGTGTGGGACCGGATCATGGAGGCTTCCCGTGGCTGA
- a CDS encoding glutamate synthase subunit beta, whose translation MADPQGFLKTRQRELPARRPVPVRIRDWKEVYEEQELGQLQRQAGRCMDCGIPFCHQGCPLGNLIPEWNTHAWRGDWPSAIERLHATNNFPEFTGRLCPAPCETACVLGINQPAVTIKQVEVTTIEQAFDRGLVRPLPPERLSGKTVAVVGSGPAGLAAAQQLTRTGHTVAVFERADKPGGLLRYGIPEFKMEKSVLDRRLRQMEAEGTRFRNGVTVGVDITGRQLRDRYDAVVLALGATVPRDLDVPGRQLRGIHQAMDYLPQGNRVALGEVVADQILATGKDVIVIGGGDTGADCIGTAHRQGARSVTSLEIMPQPGDDRPAGQPWPTYPMLFRVASAHEEGGDRIYSVSTTEFAGDAEGNVAALRLVEVEFVEGRPQPKPGTEREIPAQLVLLAMGFLGPQGPGVVEQLGVALDERSNVRRDKNYMSTVPGVFVAGDAGRGQSLIVWAIAEGRAAAAGVDAWLTGSSSLPRPIAPTDRPLTV comes from the coding sequence GTGGCTGACCCCCAAGGTTTCCTGAAGACCCGGCAGCGCGAGCTCCCGGCCCGCCGTCCCGTCCCGGTCCGCATCCGGGACTGGAAGGAGGTCTACGAGGAGCAGGAGCTCGGGCAGCTCCAGCGCCAGGCCGGTCGTTGTATGGACTGCGGCATCCCGTTCTGCCACCAGGGGTGTCCACTCGGGAACCTGATCCCCGAGTGGAACACTCACGCGTGGCGGGGCGACTGGCCGAGCGCCATCGAGCGGCTGCACGCGACGAACAACTTCCCCGAGTTCACCGGCCGGCTCTGCCCGGCGCCGTGTGAGACGGCGTGCGTGCTCGGCATCAACCAGCCGGCCGTGACGATCAAGCAGGTCGAGGTGACGACGATCGAGCAGGCGTTCGACCGTGGTCTCGTCCGGCCCCTTCCCCCGGAGCGCCTGTCCGGCAAGACCGTGGCGGTGGTCGGCTCGGGACCCGCCGGCCTGGCGGCGGCCCAGCAGCTGACCAGGACCGGCCACACCGTGGCCGTGTTCGAGCGGGCCGACAAGCCCGGCGGGCTGCTGCGCTACGGCATCCCCGAGTTCAAGATGGAGAAGTCGGTCCTCGACCGGCGCCTGCGTCAGATGGAGGCAGAAGGGACCCGGTTCCGCAACGGCGTCACCGTCGGGGTCGACATCACCGGTAGGCAGCTGCGTGACCGCTATGACGCCGTCGTCCTCGCCCTGGGCGCCACCGTCCCCCGCGACCTCGACGTGCCCGGCCGCCAGCTCCGCGGGATCCACCAGGCGATGGACTACCTGCCCCAAGGCAACCGGGTGGCCCTCGGCGAGGTCGTCGCCGACCAGATCCTGGCCACCGGCAAGGACGTCATCGTGATCGGTGGTGGCGACACCGGGGCCGACTGCATCGGGACCGCACATCGGCAGGGCGCCCGCTCCGTGACGAGCCTCGAGATCATGCCCCAGCCCGGTGACGACCGTCCGGCGGGCCAGCCCTGGCCGACCTACCCGATGCTCTTCCGGGTGGCGAGCGCGCACGAGGAGGGCGGTGACCGGATCTACTCGGTGAGCACGACCGAGTTCGCCGGTGACGCGGAGGGCAACGTCGCGGCGCTCCGGCTCGTCGAGGTGGAGTTCGTCGAAGGACGCCCGCAGCCCAAGCCAGGGACCGAGCGAGAGATCCCGGCGCAGCTCGTGCTGCTCGCGATGGGGTTCCTCGGACCCCAGGGGCCAGGTGTCGTCGAGCAGCTCGGGGTGGCTCTCGACGAGCGGTCCAACGTGCGCAGGGACAAGAACTACATGTCCACCGTTCCCGGCGTCTTCGTCGCTGGGGACGCGGGCCGCGGGCAGAGCCTCATCGTGTGGGCCATCGCGGAGGGCCGGGCTGCTGCTGCGGGAGTCGACGCCTGGCTCACCGGCTCGAGCTCCCTGCCCCGGCCGATCGCCCCGACGGACCGCCCGCTGACCGTCTGA
- the pyk gene encoding pyruvate kinase — protein MRRAKIVCTIGPKTSSPQQLRALVDAGMDVARLNLSHGEQALHAQVYRDVRAASDASGRAVGILVDLQGPKIRTGRFKDGPVELSPGQRFTITTRDVEGDDTEVSTTFKGLPQDVRPGDVLLIDDGKVCLRAVDVSDTDVVTETVVGGEVSNNKGINLPGVAVSVPALSEKDRDDLRFAMRLGVDMVALSFVRSATDIEDVHAIMDEFDRRIPVIAKIEKPQAVANLEEIVAAFDGIMVARGDLGVEMPLEDVPLVQKRACELARQEAKPVIVATQVLESMIENPRPTRAEASDAANAVLDGADALMLSGETSIGAWPIEAVMTMARIIKSTEEHGHDKISPMRTPMTTVAGAITKAAVEIGDVVDAKFLITFTETGGSARRQARLRPRLPMLAFTSEPQTRSQLALVWGIETYIVPRMMHTDQFAMQVDLNLIPEGRVTEGDRVLIVAGSPPGIPGSTNALRVHRVGDAVNRAAPAYHPDEVTG, from the coding sequence ATGCGTCGCGCCAAGATCGTCTGCACGATCGGTCCCAAGACATCGTCCCCCCAGCAGCTCCGAGCCCTCGTCGACGCCGGCATGGACGTTGCCCGACTCAACCTCTCGCACGGCGAGCAGGCTCTGCACGCCCAGGTCTACCGCGACGTACGTGCCGCGAGTGACGCCTCGGGCCGCGCGGTGGGTATCCTCGTGGACCTTCAGGGCCCGAAGATCCGGACCGGCCGCTTCAAGGACGGCCCGGTCGAGCTCTCTCCGGGACAGCGGTTCACCATCACCACCCGCGACGTGGAGGGTGACGACACCGAGGTCAGCACGACCTTCAAGGGGCTGCCGCAGGACGTCCGCCCCGGCGACGTCCTGCTCATCGACGACGGCAAGGTGTGTCTGCGGGCCGTCGACGTCTCGGACACGGACGTCGTCACCGAGACCGTGGTCGGTGGCGAGGTGTCGAACAACAAGGGCATCAACCTGCCCGGCGTCGCCGTGAGTGTCCCCGCTTTGTCCGAGAAGGACCGGGACGACCTGCGGTTCGCGATGCGGCTCGGCGTCGACATGGTCGCACTTTCCTTCGTCCGCTCGGCGACCGACATCGAGGATGTCCACGCGATCATGGACGAGTTCGACCGCCGCATCCCGGTGATCGCCAAGATCGAGAAGCCGCAGGCGGTCGCCAACCTCGAGGAGATCGTCGCCGCGTTCGACGGGATCATGGTGGCGCGTGGAGACCTCGGCGTGGAGATGCCGCTCGAGGACGTCCCGCTCGTCCAGAAGCGCGCCTGCGAGCTCGCCCGTCAGGAGGCCAAACCGGTCATCGTCGCGACCCAGGTGCTCGAGTCCATGATCGAGAACCCCAGGCCCACACGGGCCGAGGCATCCGACGCGGCCAATGCCGTGCTCGACGGAGCGGATGCGCTGATGCTGTCGGGTGAGACGTCCATCGGCGCCTGGCCGATCGAGGCGGTCATGACCATGGCGCGCATCATCAAGTCCACCGAGGAGCACGGGCACGACAAGATCTCCCCGATGCGCACACCGATGACGACTGTCGCCGGGGCCATCACCAAGGCCGCCGTCGAGATCGGGGACGTCGTCGACGCGAAGTTCCTGATCACCTTCACCGAGACGGGAGGTTCCGCCCGACGCCAGGCGCGCCTGCGTCCGCGGCTCCCGATGCTCGCGTTCACCTCGGAGCCGCAGACCCGGTCCCAGCTGGCGCTCGTCTGGGGGATCGAGACCTACATCGTGCCGCGCATGATGCACACCGACCAGTTCGCGATGCAGGTGGACCTCAACCTCATTCCCGAGGGGCGCGTGACGGAGGGCGACCGGGTGCTCATCGTGGCCGGTTCCCCTCCCGGCATCCCCGGGTCGACGAACGCCCTCCGCGTCCACCGGGTGGGCGATGCCGTGAACCGGGCGGCCCCCGCCTACCACCCGGACGAGGTGACCGGCTGA
- a CDS encoding ANTAR domain-containing response regulator has protein sequence MSTDDSTARQHQSGDSGATRVLVAEDEALIRLDLVEMLGEQGYEVVGQASNGQQAVELAKELRPDVVIMDVKMPVLDGLSAAEQLHEAKLCPVIMLTAFSQTELVERARDAGVMAYIVKPFTADDLRPAIDIAHSRWLELAALEAEVADLGERLETRKLVDRAKGVLMTQLKLSESDAFRWIQKTAMDRRLGMKEVAEAVINGFPTS, from the coding sequence GTGAGCACAGACGACAGCACGGCACGGCAGCACCAGTCCGGTGACAGCGGGGCGACCCGCGTCCTCGTGGCGGAGGACGAGGCACTGATCCGCCTGGACCTCGTCGAGATGCTCGGGGAGCAGGGCTACGAGGTCGTCGGCCAGGCCAGCAACGGGCAGCAGGCGGTGGAGCTGGCCAAGGAGCTGAGGCCCGATGTCGTCATCATGGACGTCAAGATGCCGGTCCTCGACGGGCTCTCGGCCGCGGAGCAGCTCCACGAGGCGAAGCTGTGCCCCGTCATCATGCTGACCGCGTTCAGCCAGACGGAGCTCGTCGAACGGGCGAGGGACGCGGGCGTGATGGCCTACATCGTCAAGCCGTTCACCGCGGACGACCTGCGTCCGGCCATCGACATCGCCCACTCGCGCTGGCTCGAGCTGGCCGCGCTGGAGGCGGAGGTCGCGGACCTCGGCGAGCGGCTCGAGACGCGCAAGCTGGTCGATCGGGCCAAGGGCGTGTTGATGACCCAGCTCAAGCTGAGCGAGTCCGACGCCTTCCGGTGGATCCAGAAGACAGCGATGGACCGCCGGCTCGGCATGAAGGAAGTGGCCGAGGCCGTCATCAACGGGTTCCCCACCAGCTGA
- a CDS encoding branched-chain amino acid ABC transporter substrate-binding protein: protein MKFAVPVVVAALALSACGTRGEEPGTGSTGDGAKKTVKIGVIAPLSGDLSALGKGIQHSVELAVKQANESNALPGWTIEVAAEDDEGKADVGKNGATKLAADDAVAGVVGNLNSSVSQQTQPVFAAANIVQVSPANTGPSLTRGADGKTRPYKTFFRTCTTDITQGAFAAKFLLDQGINKVATIHDKKTYGQGLVQYFTEAFKAGGGEVVAAQTINPDESNYAPVVSKVAPAKPQAVYYGGEYPQAGPLSQQMKAAGLNVPLMGGDGIYDPTYIQLAGATSNGDFATSVGEPTDATDAGKKFLADYEAAKYAEPSAAYGGYSYDAANAIIEGLKVALKDASDVKGARQAIVDAVGKVSFAGVTGQVGFDEFGDTKVKVISGYKVDGGKWTFVKSENLG, encoded by the coding sequence ATGAAGTTTGCGGTGCCCGTGGTGGTTGCCGCTCTGGCCCTGAGCGCCTGTGGCACTCGCGGCGAGGAGCCCGGTACAGGGTCAACCGGCGATGGTGCCAAGAAGACCGTCAAGATCGGTGTCATCGCACCGCTGTCCGGGGACCTCTCAGCCCTCGGCAAGGGCATTCAGCACTCGGTCGAGCTGGCGGTCAAGCAGGCGAACGAGAGCAACGCACTGCCCGGCTGGACGATCGAGGTCGCAGCCGAGGACGACGAGGGCAAGGCCGACGTCGGCAAGAACGGCGCGACGAAGCTCGCCGCCGACGACGCGGTGGCCGGAGTCGTGGGCAACCTCAACTCGAGCGTCTCCCAGCAGACCCAGCCGGTCTTCGCCGCGGCGAACATCGTCCAGGTGTCCCCGGCCAACACCGGCCCGTCCCTGACGCGCGGCGCCGACGGCAAAACCCGCCCGTACAAGACCTTCTTCCGCACCTGCACCACGGACATCACGCAGGGCGCCTTCGCCGCGAAGTTCCTCCTCGACCAGGGGATCAACAAGGTCGCGACGATCCATGACAAGAAGACCTACGGCCAGGGCCTGGTCCAGTACTTCACCGAGGCGTTCAAGGCCGGTGGCGGCGAGGTCGTCGCCGCGCAGACCATCAACCCGGACGAGTCCAACTACGCCCCGGTCGTCTCGAAGGTCGCCCCGGCCAAGCCGCAGGCCGTCTACTACGGCGGTGAGTACCCCCAGGCTGGTCCGCTCTCGCAGCAGATGAAGGCCGCCGGCCTCAACGTCCCGCTGATGGGCGGCGACGGCATCTACGACCCGACCTACATCCAGCTCGCGGGTGCGACCTCCAACGGCGACTTCGCCACCTCGGTCGGCGAGCCCACGGATGCCACGGATGCCGGCAAGAAGTTCCTCGCGGACTACGAGGCAGCGAAGTACGCTGAGCCGTCTGCCGCCTACGGTGGCTACTCCTACGACGCCGCGAACGCCATCATCGAGGGCCTCAAGGTCGCCCTCAAGGACGCCTCCGACGTCAAGGGCGCGCGCCAGGCCATCGTCGACGCGGTCGGCAAGGTCTCCTTCGCCGGTGTGACCGGTCAGGTCGGCTTCGACGAGTTCGGCGACACGAAGGTCAAGGTCATCTCCGGCTACAAGGTCGACGGTGGCAAGTGGACCTTCGTCAAGTCGGAGAACCTCGGCTGA